In a genomic window of Nyctibius grandis isolate bNycGra1 chromosome 4, bNycGra1.pri, whole genome shotgun sequence:
- the EEF1AKMT2 gene encoding EEF1A lysine methyltransferase 2, with product MAVAGERRGRPAGPGRGEEPFSPSVLGTREHWDAAYERELQTFQDIGDAGEIWFGEESMVRIIRWLEKQKVPLDSSVLDIGTGNGVLLIELAKSGYTNLTGIDYSPSAIRLSEKVREKEGMSNIKLKVEDFLAPSAELSGFGICIDKGTFDAISLNPDNAVGKRKQYVRSLCSVLKPEGFFLITSCNWTKEELLKEFREGFEILEELPTPKFCFGGRIGNSVTALVFQRKKERPSILDKLD from the exons ATGGCGGTggcgggggagcggcggggccgccccgcggggccggggcgcggggaggAGCCCTTCAGCCCCTCGGTGCTGGGCACCAGAGAGCA CTGGGATGCTGCATATGAAAGAGAACTGCAAACTTTTCAAGACATTGGAGATGCTGGGGAAATTTG GTTTGGAGAAGAAAGCATGGTTCGCATAATCAGATGGTTGGAAAAGCAAAAGGTTCCCCTTGACAGCTCTGTGCTTGACATTGGAACTGGAAACGGTGTTTTACTGATTGAATTG GCAAAGTCTGGCTACACCAATCTCACTGGGATTGATTACTCTCCTTCGGCAATACGACTTTCAGAAAaagtaagagagaaagaagggatGTCCAACATTAAACTAAAG GTAGAAGACTTCTTGGCTCCATCAGCTGAGCTGTCAGGATTTGGGATTTGTATTGACAAGGGAACTTTTGATGCCATAAGCCTTAATCCTGATAACGCAGTGGGAAAGAGGAAGCAGTATGTGAGATCTCTCTGCAGTGTATTGAAACCAGAGGGCTTTTTCCTCATAACGTCTTGCAACTGGACCAAGGAGGAGCTGTTGAAGGAGTTCAGAGAAG GATTTGAAATTCTGGAGGAGCTGCCAACACCCAAGTTTTGCTTTGGAGGAAGAATTGGAAACAGTGTAACAGCATTggttttccaaaggaaaaaagagaggccATCCATCTTGGACAAATTAGATTAG